A genomic segment from Synchiropus splendidus isolate RoL2022-P1 chromosome 18, RoL_Sspl_1.0, whole genome shotgun sequence encodes:
- the tac3a gene encoding tachykinin-3a isoform X1, whose translation MRRYFFKRLFRFRGERPRGRSKVTRPVGGEQETDGCVSADTMKSSPPLLLLLLLLQVTLGSVWSRCEEPRRASSDERLNPLQRLILKRYSDLDYDSFVGLMGRRSSDAEDVETPEKREMHDIFVGLMGRRSSDAGDPRVMVRPSPDQASWRSQAAQRPSVYLNRCRLRFLQGL comes from the exons ATGAGGAGGTATTTTTTCAAACGATTGTTCAGATTCAGAGGCGAGAGACCAagagggaggtcaaaggtcacccgTCCTGTTGGTGGCGAGCAGGAGACTGACGGCTGTGTGTCTGCAGACACCATGAAGAgctcgccgccgctgctgctgctgctgctgctgctgcaggtgacacTCGGGAGCGTCTGGAgcagatgtgaggagccacGCAGAGCCTCCTCAGAC gagCGCCTGAACCCGCTGCAGCGGCTCATCCTGAAGAGGTACAGCGACCTGGACTACGACAGCTTCGTGGGTCTGATGGGACGAAGAAGCTCAG ACGCCGAGGACGTGGAGACCCCAGAGAAAC GGGAAATGCACGACATCTTCGTGGGCCTGATGGGGAGGAGGAGCTCCGACGCAGGTGACCCGCGTGTCATGGTGCGACCGTCCCCAGACCAAGCCTCCTGGAGGAGCCAGGCGGCCCAGAGGCCAAGCGTCTACCTCAACAGGTGCCGACTCAG GTTCCTGCAGGGCCTCTAG
- the tac3a gene encoding tachykinin-3a isoform X2, whose amino-acid sequence MRRYFFKRLFRFRGERPRGRSKVTRPVGGEQETDGCVSADTMKSSPPLLLLLLLLQVTLGSVWSRCEEPRRASSDERLNPLQRLILKRYSDLDYDSFVGLMGRRSSDAEDVETPEKREMHDIFVGLMGRRSSDAGDPRVMVRPSPDQASWRSQAAQRPSVYLNRFLQGL is encoded by the exons ATGAGGAGGTATTTTTTCAAACGATTGTTCAGATTCAGAGGCGAGAGACCAagagggaggtcaaaggtcacccgTCCTGTTGGTGGCGAGCAGGAGACTGACGGCTGTGTGTCTGCAGACACCATGAAGAgctcgccgccgctgctgctgctgctgctgctgctgcaggtgacacTCGGGAGCGTCTGGAgcagatgtgaggagccacGCAGAGCCTCCTCAGAC gagCGCCTGAACCCGCTGCAGCGGCTCATCCTGAAGAGGTACAGCGACCTGGACTACGACAGCTTCGTGGGTCTGATGGGACGAAGAAGCTCAG ACGCCGAGGACGTGGAGACCCCAGAGAAAC GGGAAATGCACGACATCTTCGTGGGCCTGATGGGGAGGAGGAGCTCCGACGCAGGTGACCCGCGTGTCATGGTGCGACCGTCCCCAGACCAAGCCTCCTGGAGGAGCCAGGCGGCCCAGAGGCCAAGCGTCTACCTCAACAG GTTCCTGCAGGGCCTCTAG
- the tac3a gene encoding tachykinin-3a isoform X3 yields the protein MKSSPPLLLLLLLLQVTLGSVWSRCEEPRRASSDERLNPLQRLILKRYSDLDYDSFVGLMGRRSSDAEDVETPEKREMHDIFVGLMGRRSSDAGDPRVMVRPSPDQASWRSQAAQRPSVYLNRCRLRFLQGL from the exons ATGAAGAgctcgccgccgctgctgctgctgctgctgctgctgcaggtgacacTCGGGAGCGTCTGGAgcagatgtgaggagccacGCAGAGCCTCCTCAGAC gagCGCCTGAACCCGCTGCAGCGGCTCATCCTGAAGAGGTACAGCGACCTGGACTACGACAGCTTCGTGGGTCTGATGGGACGAAGAAGCTCAG ACGCCGAGGACGTGGAGACCCCAGAGAAAC GGGAAATGCACGACATCTTCGTGGGCCTGATGGGGAGGAGGAGCTCCGACGCAGGTGACCCGCGTGTCATGGTGCGACCGTCCCCAGACCAAGCCTCCTGGAGGAGCCAGGCGGCCCAGAGGCCAAGCGTCTACCTCAACAGGTGCCGACTCAG GTTCCTGCAGGGCCTCTAG